CCGTCAGGATATTACCGCCGATCCCGGCAAAGCCAAAGGGCTCCTCACCGGAGCAATACGGCGTAGACGCACCGTCGCCGGTGACATCGGATCCGCCGCCGAAGCACACGAGACCCGCGTGCCCTTCGAAGCCCGGATTGGGGCGACCGAAGTTGTCCGTCCAGGGAACACGAACGAGTTCATACGGCTGGCAGGACTCGCCATTGGGACCCGTGCCGTCTGCCGAACATACGAACGATCCGTCCCGCAGCGTCGGAAGACGGGTCTGGTAATTCGACTCCATGCGCTGCAAGCCCACCTCGTAAAAGGTGTTCTGATTCAGCGTATGCGTGAACTGCAAGCCCAGCATGTCGTGATCGACATCGCCGATGGGCCATTGCCCGTCCGTGAACAACTCGTCCCCGCGAATGTCGATCTCCCAGATCTGCTTGCCTACGTCACGCCCCTCACTCTGCCACCATGGATACGCCGGGATCTGGCCCGTCCACAACTGCGTGCCCCGGGCGTTTTCATGCCAAAGCTGGCCGCGCTGCCGCGTGCCGAGCGCATGGGCCGTCAGTTTCATGCCGGGGCCCACGTTGGAAATCAGCTTCACCTGATAGGTATTGTCCGTGTATGCTTCCCGGTCCTGCGGATACAGATACGCCGTTTGAGATCCGCGATAAGAAGCAAGGAAGCGCAGACCGCCGAGATGCTGGCTGATACCCGGAATCGGACCGCCGATCGTGATATCGGCATCGTAATCCGGCATTGTGATCTCGTTGCTCTTGCGCCACATGTAGTGCCAGTATTCGATCATGTCCGCTTCGGTCACGTCGAACCCTTCATCGTGCAAACGGCTAATAATGCCCGCCCAACCCGGGAACGGCTTGTACTGCCGTGCTTCGTAGGCATCCCATACGCCGCCCGAACCGTTCAGCCGAACCGAGGGATCCAGCACCGGACGCGCAAACCATGTGTTGCATTCGATGACGGAAGAAGGATAGGAACAACTCGAGGGCAACTGGTGATAGGGATCGAAGGTCTTGTCCTGAGCCGGCGCAAAACGAAGGAGCGCATCCACCGTGTATTCCGTGCGGGAAGGCTCTTTCGTAGCCACATTCACGATGCCCGAGCGCACGTTTCCGTATTCCGCGCTGAACCCGCCCGTTTGCACCTGCACTTCTTCAAGCGACGTGTAACTGACGCTGGTCATGGGATCGTTGTGGCGGCCCGTGCGCATCTGCAAGCCGTCCACAATAAAGGCGACCTCGTTGAGCCCGCCGCCGCGCACTCTCATGCCCGGCTCGATGCCCGCCTGCAGATCCAGCACTTCCGAGACGCCCGCTACAGGCAGATCCTGGAAATCCTGGGCGCTCAGGTTCGCCACGTTCGCCGAAACGTCCGCCTGCACAATAGGCTGCTCGGCCACGACGACCACTTCGTCAAGTCCTACCGTTTCTTCCTGAATCTGGAAATTAACGGTGGAGGTAAGGTCGGTACTTACCTGAATTCCCTCCTGTACCGACGCCGTGTATCCGATGAACGATGCGCGCAGGTCGTACGTACCGGGACGCACATTCAGAATGTGGTAGAACCCTTCCGCATCGGTTACGGCGCCTTGCGTCGTCCCCTCGATCACGACATTCACCCCGGGAAGCGATTCTCCGGTGGCCGTATCGGTTACCTGACCAGCGATCTTGCCTTGCTGCGCCCAGGCAGTGGCCGGGATAAGCAGAGCAAGCGTAAACAGTAACTTTGCCAGTCTCATTTGCATGACCTTCTGGATTGATGTGAATGACTTCAAAAGGGCGCCTGCCGGGCATATTGCGCGGACAGAACGCCTAAAATCCGACATAGGTTACGACATCGTGAATAATAAAGCAACTCCGAAAATTTTTTCTCTTATCGCTTCCCGGCATGTCCCGGCAGGACGGTCCGTCAATCCACGGGGATGAAGAGCGTCTTGACACCCCGACGGCGCTCGAACCCTTCGAAGGCCTGCTTCCACTCCGTCACCTCACGGATATCGGTGATGAGCGGTTTCGTACGCACCTGCCCGGTTTGCAGCAACTGCAACGCGCGCAGCCAGGCGGCGGGTACGCTCGCGTTACTGCCGGTCACGACAAGCTCCTTGTAGCATACCTGGTCAAGGTCCCACGCGACCGGTTTACCGAAAAGGCCGATCTGCACATACCGCCCCCCTCGGCGAACAAGGTCCAGCAACCCCGCCGCGGCAGGTCCCGCACCCGAGCATTCGTACACCACATCGGCCCCCATTCGTTCAGGCGTAATGCCGGCAACGAGTTCCGAAGGATTATCGCGCTGCACGTTGACGATGTGGTCGGCCCCGAACGAACGGGCCATATCCAGACGGTGCCCATCGCTGTCCGTGCCGAGCATAACCACCGTCGCGCCGGCCGCCTTGATCACCTGCAATGTAAGCAGACCGATGGCTCCGGGGCCCGCCACGACCGCTACATCGCCGGGGGACACGGTCGGGGTGCTCGAAACGCCGTGGACCACGCATGCAAGCGGCTCCGTCAGGGCGCCCGCACGGAAATCCACATTGTCCGGCAGGACATGGATGTTGGAAGCCGGCACGATCACGTACCGGGTGAACCCTCCGTTGACCGCGGAGCCGATCGAAAGACGATCCAGGCACAGGTTGGCGCGCCCGGTGCGGCAATAGCGGCATGCATCGCACGTGGAAAAATAGGTCTCGGTCGTCACGCGAAGACCCGGCGCAAGATGATCCACATCGTCTCCGGCGTCCACAATTTCCCCTGCCACTTCGTGTCCGAGCACGACGGGAGGCCGCGATGGAAATTCGGCCTTATATATATGCAGGTCCGTGCCGCAGATGCCGGCAGCCTGCACACGAATCTTGACCTGTCCGGGAGCCGGGTCGGGTTCGGGGATATCGCGAAGTTCGATATGCCCCACGCCCGGGGCCACTTTCATTACGGCTTTCATGGCAACCGTTTCGTTCGACGTCCGTTAACGGGGCCTCGCCCCAAGCGTACTTGCCTTCCCTTTACATACCGCCTGAAAACCGGGTTCCGTCCTGCCCGACCATGACGCCTTTCTGCAACGCATGGTGACAGGAACCGGAAGCCATTCGCCGGATTTACCCTTTGTGGCGCCGGTTGTACCTTGCGGGCCTGCCGATGTGCGCATGCCTTCCGCATCACGCATCTTCACAAAATATTCTCACTCTACGTCATGCCTCCCACCCCACTCTATCATTATATCGAAGGCGATTGGCGCCTCCGCCGGGAAAGCTCCCTGCTGGACGTGATCAATCCGGCCACCGCCGAGCCGTTGGCGCGGGTTCCGTTCTCCTCGAAGGAAGAGGTGGACCATGCCGTGCAGGCGGCGCACAAGGCATTCCCTGCATGGCGGGCTACGCCAATCACGGAACGCATACAACACCTTTTCCGACTCAAGCAACTGCTGGAAGAACACGTCGAAGACCTTGCCCGGACCATCACGAACGAATGCGGCAAGACTTTCCGGGAAAGCCTGGGCGAGCTCCGGCGCGGCATCGAAAACGTGGAGGTGGCTATCGGAACGCCCATACTCATGCAGGGCGTGAACAACGAGGACATTGCGCGCGGCATCGACGAGCACATGATCCGGCAACCGCTGGGCGTGACCACCGCCATTACCCCGTTTAATTTTCCGGGCATGATCCCCTTGTGGTTTCTGCCCTACGCCGTCGCTACCGGCAATTGCTTCATCCTGAAGCCGAGCGAACGCGTCCCTATGACCAGCGCCCGGCTATTCGACCTGATCGACCAATGCGGCTTTCCGTCGGGTGTGCTGCAACTCGTGCACGGTAGCAAAGACACGGTGGATGCGCTCCTCGATCATCCGCTGGTGCGCGCCGTGAGTTTCGTAGGATCCACGCCGGTGGCGCGATATATCTACGGCAGGGCGGCCGCTTCGGGTAAACGCGCGCAATGCCAGGGAGGCGCCAAGAACCCGGTGGTGATCATGCCGGATGCGGACATGGACATGACGACGCAGATCATGGCCGACTCCGCGTTCGGGTGCGCCGGACAGCGATGCCTCGCCGCTTCCGTAGCCGTAACGGTAGGAAGCGCAGGCAAGGAATTTACCGAACGAATCGCGGAGGCCGCCGCAGCCCGCCGGGTGGGCTACGGTCTGGACGAGGACGTACAAATGGGGCCCGTGATTTCCGAGCAAAGCAGGCAGCGCATCGAAGAACTCATCGAAACGGGTGCGAAAGAGGGCGCCCGGGTCGTAGTGGACGGGCGGGGCAGGCAAGTCGGAGGCTACGAAGACGGGTATTTTCTTTTCCCCTCCGTGCTTTCGGATATTCCCCCGGCAAGCACGCTGTCCCGGATCGAGGTGTTCGGCCCGGTACTGAGCCTTTCCCATGTCGAGACCCTCGACGAGGCTATCCGGTTCGTAAACAACCGTCCCTACGGAAACATGGCCTGCATCTTCACAAGCAGCGGGGCGCATGCGCGCCAATTCCGCTACGAAGCGGACGCCGGCAACATCGGCGTCAACATCGGCGTGGCCGCCCCGATGGCCTTCTTCCCGTTCAGCGGCTGGAACGAAAGTTTCTTCGGGGACTTGCATGCGCAGTCCCGGCACGGCGTGGAGTTCTACACGCAAACGAAAGTGGTGGTGGAACGCTGGCCGAGCGAATGGACCCGCACCTTCTGATTTTTCCGGCCAAATATGTCCGAACGAACGTTTGACGTCATCAGCCTGGGGCGGCTGGCGATCGACCTGTACGCCGACGAGATCGGCGTGGAACTGTCCCGCGTACGGCATTTCAGTGTCTATGCCGGGGGATGCCCGACCAACTTTGCCACCGGCGCGGCCCGGCTGGGCCTGCGTGTGGCGATGGCCTCCCGGATCGGCACGGATGGCTTGAGCGACGGCCTGATCGACTTTCTGACGAAAGAAGGCGTCGATACCCGGTATGTCGTCCGCGATCCGGAGCACTTGACCGGGCTGGCTTTTCTGAGCATCCTCCCCCCCGACACGTTCCCGCTCGTGTACTACCGCCCCGATCCGGCCGATATGCACATGACGGCAGAGGATATTGCTCCGATCGCTTTCGACGATGCGAACGCGCTGTTCGTGGCGGGGACCCGGTTCAGCGGCGAGCCCGCCCGAAGCGCCACGCTGCACGCTATGGAGCTCGCCCGCGCGGCAGGCGCCGAAATCATCCTCGATATAGACCGGCGGCCCACGCTCTGGGCGGACCTTGACGCCTTCGGCAAACATCTTCGCAACGCCCTCCCTCTCGTGGACATCGCCATCGGAACCGAGGACGAAATCACCGCCGCGGCCGACCGGCCCAGTGTCGAGGAGGCCGTACCCGTACTGCTCGATCTGGTGCAGCGCGCCGTCGCCGTCAAGCGGGGGGAAAGGGGCTCGGAGGTGTATACCAAAGACGGAGGCGTGCATCGCGCGGCCCCGTTTTCCGTGGAGATACTCAATGTGCTTGGCGCCGGGGACGCCTGGGCCGCCGGATTCGTCTACGCCTTTTTGCAGGGATGGACATGGGAGAAATGCGCCCGGTTCGGCAACGCTACCGGAGCCATCATCGTGACGCGCCATGCCTGCGCGAACGACATGCCCACGCAGGACGAAGCAGTTTCCTTTATCGAGGAGCAAGGGGGATTCTGATGGGGACTGCATTCATTCGGGCAGACGAGGAAACCCGCAAGGACGAAAATCCCAAGGACCGGCCCGCGGCGCGCCTTGCGATCGAGCGGCATTTGAGCCGGTGTGCGGGAGCAGAAGGGGTGTTTACCATACTCGCCATCGATCACCGGGCCAATCTTGCAGAGGATATGGCCACCGCACGGGGCCGCCCTGTAAGCAGACAGGACCTCCTGACATTCAAGCGGGCGGCGATCCAAGGACTTGCCGGTTCGTACAGCGCCGTGCTGGCCGATCCGGATTATGGCTTCCTTGCTCTCGAAAATATGCCCGCGGATATGCCCGGCAACCCCGAAAGCGAATTCGGCCTCCTTGCCCCCCTGGAAATCACCGACTACAGCGCGCATCCAAGCCGCCGGGAAACGAAATTCATCGAAAACTGGGGGGTAGAGGAAATCGTCCGTTCCGGCGGCAATGGGGCCAAACTGCTGTTGTTTTTTCACCCGGAATCCGCGCGAGCCCGCGCGCAAACGGAACTGGTCGACCGGATCGGGGCACAGTGCCGCGCCTGCAGCCTGCCGTTCTTTCTGGAACCGGTGGCCTGCTCGCTCAAACCCGACCAGACCCTTTCCAATGAGGAACGCACACAGGTCACGGTGGAAACCGCACGGCATTTTTCGCAACGCAGCGTGGATGTGCTGAAAGTGCCCTTCCCCCTGAATCCCGATGTGTCCCCGGATACCTGGAAACCGGCGCTCCGGGACCTCGACGAAGCCTGCACGGTCCCGTGGACGCTATTGAGCGGGGGCGTATCGTTCGAATTGTTCGCCAAACAGGCGGAGGCAGCGTGCCGGGCCGGGGCCAGCGGAGTCATTGCGGGGCGGGCCGTCTGGGGCGAGGGGGTGTCATTGGAAGGCGAGGCCCTGGATACTTTCATGAAGACCACTGCCCGCAAGCGTATGGAAACCCTTGCTGCGCTGTGCAACCGGTACGGGACCCCCTGGCATGCCCGGTCGTAACGCCCCGGTCTGCAAAATCGCAACCGAGAACAGGGACCTTGGGACGCGCATTCGAACAAAACATAGGGCCCGGGATATCCTGCAAACCCGCGGCCAACCGCACGTTTATGTTTTGAGAGAAGACGCGTCCCAAGGTCCTCGTCCATGCGGATTTAATCAGAGGTTCCTATATCAATAACCTATATCAATCGGTAACAGGATGGCGACGCAAAATACCTTCACCATCATCCGGCGCGGCGCCGAGCGCCTGCTGCACATTGCCGGAGACGCACCGAACGGATTCCAGGGCGAACGAGCCGCAAACGGACTGCACGGTCCCCTCAATGCGCACAATGCCCGGGCCCTTCGGGAGACGCTCCCATGGACGGCGCCGGAACTCACAGGTCTGCGCAAATCGTTCGGGTTCGGAGACCGGCTGGGTATCGCCACACCCGGACACCTCGACGCGCTCGAAGCCGTGCAGGAAAGCGGCTTCTTTCCGGTTCTCCCGCAGCAATCCATGCGTGAAATGGCGCGGGCCCGGCGCAGCCCCCAACAGGTCATGGACGATGTTACCTGGGCCGTGCTCGAAACCGGATACCGGGGCGGATTCGGCTGCGACGCCGACCATGTCAAGACCGAGGCGGAAATCGACCGGTGCATCGACGCGGGCTTCATCGGCTTCACGCTCGACCCGGGGCAATACGTGTACCCCGCCGCCGATACGGAGAACAGCGCTGCGCTACAGCAGCATCTGGCCGAACTGCCCTGGGATATCCTGCAAAGCAATCCGAAGGACCATCGCAATCTTTACGTAATCGGGCAGGCGGCGGATACATTCTCTGAAGAAGCCTACCTGCGGGCCGCGGTCAAGTACGGCGCGGCGCTGGCGCAAACGGCCCGGCTCCATGCACACCTGCGCAGCCGCTTCGGCGCAATCCCCTTCGATCTCGAGGTCTCGGTCGACGAAACGGACACGCCCACCACTCCGGAGCAACACCGCTTCATTACGCTGGAACTGCACCGGCTCGGTATCGACTTCATCGGCCTTGCCCCCCGATTCGTCGGAGATTTTTACAAGGGCGTGGATTATGTGGGCGATGTGGACGCGTTCGACAAGGACTACGCCACCCATGCCGCCATTGCGGAATCACTCGGCCCCTACAAACTGAGCGTGCATTCCGGCAGCGACAAACTGGCCATCTACCCGTATATCCAGCGGCGCACGCCGGAATACGTCCATGTCAAAACCTCCGGCACCAGTTGGCTGGAGGCCTTGCGCGTCATCGCAAAGTGCGCGCCGGGCCTCTTCCGCCGCATTCTGGACCTGGCCGTGGACGGGTATGCTACGAACCGCCAGAGCTACCATCTGGACGGGCGCATCGAACGGATCCCGGACGTGGACGATGGCGCCCTGCCGACCCTGCTCGACGATCATCACGCCCGACAGGTAGTTCATGTGGCGTTCGGCGCGGTCCTCGAAACATACTACGACGAGGTGTATGCGGTACTTACCGAGCACACCGATGCACACCGGGAAGGCGTCCGGCGGCATTTCGAGAAGCATCTGGCGCCGTTCCGGGCATAATGGCAGCGTACCCTATGTAAGCAGCACGGTGAGGCTGCGGGGGCCGTGCGCCCCGATTACCAGGGCTTGTTCGATGTCGGCGGTCTTGGACGGGCCCGCGACAAACACGCCATAGCCCTCCCGGGCCACATCGAGGCGATCATAGGCTGCGTGCATGTCCGGCACAATGGCGTTTTTGTCCAGCACAAGCATCAGGTGCTGCGTCAGAAACGGGGCCGCCCGCGACCCCATCGCGGATTCGCCCAGCCATACGGCCCCGTTCTCCGCCACGCCGAATTCGCCGGGGCACACCAGCACGTCGAGCCGGGCCATGGTGTGCGTATCGGTGTGGGCGTCGATCCGGTCGAAGGACCACGCCGGAGCCGTCGCCGCGATGAAAGCGGCCTCCGGGAAGCGCTCCCGCACCGCCGCCTCCACGCCGCCCGTCTCCACGATCTGTACGGCTGCGGCAGCGGCCTCCACCGAGACCATGAACCGGGAAACCTGATCGCCTGTATCGGGATCCCGCACGCCGGTGATGGCCGGAAGGGGCACGGACGGCAGTCCGGCGCGGCGCACCGCATCAAGAATGGCTTGGCGGGCCGGGGATCCATGTTCGGCCCTGTCTAAAGCGTTATGTCGGCGCTTTCGGCTCATCTTTTTGCGGCGCCTTCGGGACAATGGATCATACATCCGCCCAAGGCGCAATCGTGTTCCTTTCGTTTCATTCCTTCCCCCGCTCCGCGGCATACCATTCGCCAAACGACCGGCCGGGACGTTCCGGAAGCTCCCGCGCCCGTCCCCAGGCATTCCAGCGCGTGTAGACCAGGCGGCGCGGCGCATACCGCAGAAAACTCCGGGCCAACCGGCCCGCCAGCCGGTACCGGCCCGGCCGCCGGGTAATCCATCCGGCCATTTTCATCCCCAGGCGTTTGCCCCGGGAAATATGCCCCTCGCGCACCGCCACCTGACGCCACCGGTAGAGCTGGGCATGGATATCGATCTTGACCGGGCATACGTCGCTGCACGAACCGCACAGCGACGAGGCGAACGGGAGCGCAGCGTACTGCTTCATATCCCTGCCGGGCGCCAGAATCGCCCCGATCGGACCGGATGGCGTGGCTCCGTAGCTATGACCCCCGCTGCGCCGGTACACCGGGCAGGTGTTCAGGCACGCCCCGCACCGTATGCACTTGAGCGAAGCACGAAAATCCTCCCGCGCCAAATGGCGCGTGCGCCCGTTGTCCACGAGCACAATATGGAGTTCGCCACCCGGCGCCGGACGGTGAAAATGCGACGTGTAGATGGAAAGAGGCTGCCCGGTGGCGCTGCGGGACAAGAGGCGCAGAAAAACGCTCAGGTGCTCCGGTTGCGGAATAAGTTTCTCGATGCCCATGCAGGCAATGTGTACCGGCGCCAGATGCACCCCCAGGTCCGCATTCCCCTCGTTGGTCACCACCACCAGCCCGCCGGTGGCGGCCACCGCGAAATTGACGCCTGTGATCGCGGCGTCGGCGCTCAGGAAACGGGCGCGCAGATCCTGGCGCATGGCTCCGGCCAGAAACTGCGGATCGGACGATCCTGCGGGCGTGCCCAGCTTCTCGTGAAACAGTACGGAAATCTCCTCTCTCCGGATATGTATCGCCGGCGCCACAAGATGACTGGGAGGCTCCTCCCTGAGCTGCACGATGCGTTCACCCAGATCCGTATCCACGACTTCGAGACCGCGCGCTTCGAGATACGGGTTCAGGTGGCATTCCTCCGTCAGCATGGACTTGCTCTTGACCACGCGGCGGACCCCCCGCGCTTCCAGCAAATCGTACACGATGCGGTTGTGCGCCTCCGCGTCCGAGGCCCAGTGGACCTGCACGCCGTTCGCCGTGGCGCAGGCTTCGAACTCAACCAGATATTCGTCCAGTTTCGACAGCGTGTGTTCCTTGATCTGCGAGGCAAGCTCACGCAGCCGTTCCCACCCTTCCACATTCTCCGAAACCGCATCACGCTTTTCACGGATGCGCCAGAGCACGGAATCGTGCCAGGTTACCTGCTCGCTATCGGCATTGAAGCGCGCCGCCCGGTCGGAATGATCGACGGGACCGGCATGCTGTGCAGCGTCATGCATGATGCGCCTCCGCACTTCCGTTCAGAATCTCGGCCACATGCAGCACCCGCAACGGCATGTCCCGCCGGCGGATGAGCCCATCGAGATGCATCAGACAGGACATATCGGCGCCTGTGATGACCTCTACGCCATGCCGCAAGTGGTCGTCGAGGCGATCGGCGCCCATCCGGACCGAAACCGCTTCTTCCTGCACCGCAAAGATCCCTCCGAATCCGCAACACTCGTCCGGGCGGCTCAGACCCACCAGGTCCAGCCCGTCTATCATGCCCAGAAGATGCGCCACATGATCGAACGGCGGCTCGCGGCGCTCTGACGAACTTGCCAGGCGCAGCCCCCGGAGCCCATGGCAGGAGGCATGCAGACCCACCCGACCGGAAAAGGACGCATGCAGGCGGTCCACCTGCAACACTTCCACAAGAAACTGGCACAATTCGTAATACCGGACGGTGTCCGTCTGCTCGACATGCTCCCTCAGGTGCAACACGCAACTCCCCGAAGGCCCTACCACGTAATCGAATTCCCGGAAGCAGGCGGCAGTATGCCGGTGCGTCGCCTCGGCGTCCTCTGCGCACCCGGAATTCGCCATCGGCTGGCCGCAGCACGTCTGCTCGCGGGGGTACGCCACGTCACACCCGAGACGCTCCAGCAATTCGAGCGTCGCGACCGCCACCCGCGGGTAGAACTGGTCGATATAACAGGGCACGAACAGGCCGACCTTCATCGCAGGAACGCCTCCGGCAACCCGCCGTCCACTTGAAGAATCTGCCCGGTGGTTTTACCCAGACGGCGGCTCGCCAGCAGAAAAACGGCCTCGGCCTGATCTTCGACGAAAATGGTCTGGCGAGTAAGCGTACGCTCTGCATAGAAATCCGCCAGCCGGCGACGCAGCGTGTCCGTATCCTCCCCTTCCTCGCAGGGCAATCCGTACCGGGCCAGCGAATCCATGACGCGATCCCTCGGAAACATGGCGCTCCCGCCGAGGACCGTCGCAGGCGCCACGGCGTTGACGCGAATCTTCGGCGCCAGGCGCATGGCCAGTTCGCGCACGAGATGGTTTGCGGCGGCCTTGCTCGTGTCGTAGGCAAGGCTTCCCGACTTGACGACCACGGCATTGGCGCTCGTCGTCAGCACGAGGCTCCCCGGCAGGTCCTGCGCCGACCAAATCCGGGCCGCCTCGTCCGCCACGATCCAGGAGCCGGTCACATTCACGCCGAACGCACGGGCCCAGGCCGTATCGGGGATATCGCCCCCGGCATCCGGGGTCGGATACAGCCCGGCCGTGACCACCACATGGTCTATCCCCCCGCAGGCCAGCACCACTTGCTGCAACACGCTGCGCACCGACGCCCGGTCCGTGATGTCAGCGCCAAAAGCAAGCACATGGTCCGCATCCGTACCGCGCATTCCCTGCGCCGTGGCGCGGGCCGCGCTTTCGTCCAGATCGACCGCCGCCACTACCGCCCCCTCGTCCGCAAGACGCTGCGCCACCGCGACCCCTATCCCGCTGCCTGCCCCCACAACGACCGCCACCTCGCGCGCCAGCTCTTTCTCGGGAGGCATGCGCTGCAGCTTCGCCTCCTCCAGCGCCCAGTATTCGATATCGAAGGCTTCCTGCCGGGGCAG
The sequence above is drawn from the Bacteroidetes bacterium SB0662_bin_6 genome and encodes:
- a CDS encoding TonB-dependent receptor plug domain-containing protein, encoding MSDFRRSVRAICPAGALLKSFTSIQKVMQMRLAKLLFTLALLIPATAWAQQGKIAGQVTDTATGESLPGVNVVIEGTTQGAVTDAEGFYHILNVRPGTYDLRASFIGYTASVQEGIQVSTDLTSTVNFQIQEETVGLDEVVVVAEQPIVQADVSANVANLSAQDFQDLPVAGVSEVLDLQAGIEPGMRVRGGGLNEVAFIVDGLQMRTGRHNDPMTSVSYTSLEEVQVQTGGFSAEYGNVRSGIVNVATKEPSRTEYTVDALLRFAPAQDKTFDPYHQLPSSCSYPSSVIECNTWFARPVLDPSVRLNGSGGVWDAYEARQYKPFPGWAGIISRLHDEGFDVTEADMIEYWHYMWRKSNEITMPDYDADITIGGPIPGISQHLGGLRFLASYRGSQTAYLYPQDREAYTDNTYQVKLISNVGPGMKLTAHALGTRQRGQLWHENARGTQLWTGQIPAYPWWQSEGRDVGKQIWEIDIRGDELFTDGQWPIGDVDHDMLGLQFTHTLNQNTFYEVGLQRMESNYQTRLPTLRDGSFVCSADGTGPNGESCQPYELVRVPWTDNFGRPNPGFEGHAGLVCFGGGSDVTGDGASTPYCSGEEPFGFAGIGGNILTDESTGGHWVKTRDTSSVTVYTGRFDLTSQLNRFFLFQTGAELIYSDYDMNYASINIALAGPQSGARWPWDGSPVQGAAYVQGKLEFQGMIANLGVRLDYFDPNTEWWQYGFYDGILRFDRDRLDEDLPRESVGSQIGVSPRVGISFPITTNSKLYFNYGHFRQMMDAYDVLGIQQSKAGGIDQIANPNHPLPKTVAYELGFDQNVLDLFLLRVSGYYRDNKEETRNVNFQSLGGVVNYSTKMPWHYSDTRGAEFSISKNRGRWVQGFANFTYQQRKSGNFGYSNFFENSFQMVNWLRTATDYRQSAPVAEPFARANLLVLTPQGFGPEVGGKTPLGNFRISLLGEWRQGVALTWAGDFAASIPEVRNNLRYRDYWNFDLRFTKHFAAGPTQLQLFADIDNVFNLRHLNWGGAFLERQGDDAGDYMRSLHLPEDMFDQLPEGSSKPYEWVPGNDRPGVFRDWDVAWQPIEAKATLPEAPDAGFEKGWVYAADTGTYHEWTGSAWQEVSGSKLDQVLDDKAYIDMPNHRFNTFLNPRRVTLGLRVSF
- a CDS encoding alcohol dehydrogenase catalytic domain-containing protein; the protein is MKVAPGVGHIELRDIPEPDPAPGQVKIRVQAAGICGTDLHIYKAEFPSRPPVVLGHEVAGEIVDAGDDVDHLAPGLRVTTETYFSTCDACRYCRTGRANLCLDRLSIGSAVNGGFTRYVIVPASNIHVLPDNVDFRAGALTEPLACVVHGVSSTPTVSPGDVAVVAGPGAIGLLTLQVIKAAGATVVMLGTDSDGHRLDMARSFGADHIVNVQRDNPSELVAGITPERMGADVVYECSGAGPAAAGLLDLVRRGGRYVQIGLFGKPVAWDLDQVCYKELVVTGSNASVPAAWLRALQLLQTGQVRTKPLITDIREVTEWKQAFEGFERRRGVKTLFIPVD
- a CDS encoding CoA-acylating methylmalonate-semialdehyde dehydrogenase; protein product: MPPTPLYHYIEGDWRLRRESSLLDVINPATAEPLARVPFSSKEEVDHAVQAAHKAFPAWRATPITERIQHLFRLKQLLEEHVEDLARTITNECGKTFRESLGELRRGIENVEVAIGTPILMQGVNNEDIARGIDEHMIRQPLGVTTAITPFNFPGMIPLWFLPYAVATGNCFILKPSERVPMTSARLFDLIDQCGFPSGVLQLVHGSKDTVDALLDHPLVRAVSFVGSTPVARYIYGRAAASGKRAQCQGGAKNPVVIMPDADMDMTTQIMADSAFGCAGQRCLAASVAVTVGSAGKEFTERIAEAAAARRVGYGLDEDVQMGPVISEQSRQRIEELIETGAKEGARVVVDGRGRQVGGYEDGYFLFPSVLSDIPPASTLSRIEVFGPVLSLSHVETLDEAIRFVNNRPYGNMACIFTSSGAHARQFRYEADAGNIGVNIGVAAPMAFFPFSGWNESFFGDLHAQSRHGVEFYTQTKVVVERWPSEWTRTF
- the iolC gene encoding 5-dehydro-2-deoxygluconokinase is translated as MGRLAIDLYADEIGVELSRVRHFSVYAGGCPTNFATGAARLGLRVAMASRIGTDGLSDGLIDFLTKEGVDTRYVVRDPEHLTGLAFLSILPPDTFPLVYYRPDPADMHMTAEDIAPIAFDDANALFVAGTRFSGEPARSATLHAMELARAAGAEIILDIDRRPTLWADLDAFGKHLRNALPLVDIAIGTEDEITAAADRPSVEEAVPVLLDLVQRAVAVKRGERGSEVYTKDGGVHRAAPFSVEILNVLGAGDAWAAGFVYAFLQGWTWEKCARFGNATGAIIVTRHACANDMPTQDEAVSFIEEQGGF
- a CDS encoding tagatose 1,6-diphosphate aldolase, which gives rise to MGEMRPVRQRYRSHHRDAPCLRERHAHAGRSSFLYRGARGILMGTAFIRADEETRKDENPKDRPAARLAIERHLSRCAGAEGVFTILAIDHRANLAEDMATARGRPVSRQDLLTFKRAAIQGLAGSYSAVLADPDYGFLALENMPADMPGNPESEFGLLAPLEITDYSAHPSRRETKFIENWGVEEIVRSGGNGAKLLLFFHPESARARAQTELVDRIGAQCRACSLPFFLEPVACSLKPDQTLSNEERTQVTVETARHFSQRSVDVLKVPFPLNPDVSPDTWKPALRDLDEACTVPWTLLSGGVSFELFAKQAEAACRAGASGVIAGRAVWGEGVSLEGEALDTFMKTTARKRMETLAALCNRYGTPWHARS
- a CDS encoding lactate utilization protein, with the translated sequence MHDAAQHAGPVDHSDRAARFNADSEQVTWHDSVLWRIREKRDAVSENVEGWERLRELASQIKEHTLSKLDEYLVEFEACATANGVQVHWASDAEAHNRIVYDLLEARGVRRVVKSKSMLTEECHLNPYLEARGLEVVDTDLGERIVQLREEPPSHLVAPAIHIRREEISVLFHEKLGTPAGSSDPQFLAGAMRQDLRARFLSADAAITGVNFAVAATGGLVVVTNEGNADLGVHLAPVHIACMGIEKLIPQPEHLSVFLRLLSRSATGQPLSIYTSHFHRPAPGGELHIVLVDNGRTRHLAREDFRASLKCIRCGACLNTCPVYRRSGGHSYGATPSGPIGAILAPGRDMKQYAALPFASSLCGSCSDVCPVKIDIHAQLYRWRQVAVREGHISRGKRLGMKMAGWITRRPGRYRLAGRLARSFLRYAPRRLVYTRWNAWGRARELPERPGRSFGEWYAAERGKE
- a CDS encoding (Fe-S)-binding protein encodes the protein MKVGLFVPCYIDQFYPRVAVATLELLERLGCDVAYPREQTCCGQPMANSGCAEDAEATHRHTAACFREFDYVVGPSGSCVLHLREHVEQTDTVRYYELCQFLVEVLQVDRLHASFSGRVGLHASCHGLRGLRLASSSERREPPFDHVAHLLGMIDGLDLVGLSRPDECCGFGGIFAVQEEAVSVRMGADRLDDHLRHGVEVITGADMSCLMHLDGLIRRRDMPLRVLHVAEILNGSAEAHHA